A region of the Mesoterricola sediminis genome:
GCCGTGAGGTAGTCGGGGACCACGCCGCCGATGGTGGGGCCGTTGGCCTCGGTGCCCTGGCGGTTCTTCACCGCCCCGGTGCCCGATGCCTGGTAGTACCGCTCGGGGGAGACCGCCCCCGCCAGGGTCGCCAGGCGCTTGAGGGCCGCGGCGTCCTCCAGCGTCAGGTCGCGCCGGCGCCGCTGGTCCTCGGGGATGAGCCCCGGAGGCCCCCCGAAGCGCGGCTCGTACTTCTGGAACTGGACCAGGGTCGTCCCGAAGGCCGAGAAGGCCCCGGTGACGGCCTCGTTGAACCCCGCCACGAAGCTCACCATGGCGATGACCGTGGCCACCCCCGCGACGATGCCCAGCAGGGTCAGGAAGCTGCGCAGCTTCTGCGAGACGATGGCCCGGAAGGCGAAGAGAACGTTCTCCCGGCCCAGGGCGTGGAGGAAGGGGCTGTTTCGGATGGCCTTGAACATGCCGTCCCCTATTCGGCCCGGAGGGCGTCGATGACGGGCAGGTTGGAGGCCCTGCGCGCCGGCAGGAAGCCCGCGGCCAGCCCGATCAGGGTGGAAACGGCGATGCTGGAGATCACGATGCCCGGCGTGATCACGGCGGGGAAGCCCGCCGCCACCCGCACGACCCAGGTCGCGAAGGAGCCCAGGAGCATGCCGACGACGCCCCCCACCAGGCTCAGGATGGCCGCCTCGAGGAGGAACTGCCGCCGGATGTCCCGCTTGCGGGCCCCCAATGCCATGCGGATCCCGATTTCCGTCGTCCGCTCCACGACGCTCACCAGCATGATGTTCATGATGACGATGCCGCCGACCCCCAGGCTCACCGAGGAGACCAGGAGCATGAGGATGAAGGCCGCCTGGCTGATCTGCTTCCACAGCTCCTGGAGGGAATCCTGGGTGAGGAGGCCGAAGGGATCCGGATCCCGGAAGGCCGTGTGCCGCCGGGCCCGCATGAAGGACCGGACCTCGTCCAGGGCCTCCTCCAGGCCCTCGACGCCGCCCGAAGCCTGGGCCGAGATCTGGAGCGAATCCTTGGCGGACAGGAAGTTCTTCCGGTAGACCTGGATGGGGATGCACACGACGGTGTCCCGGCTGAACCCGATGGACGAGCCCTGCCGGGGGAAGACGCCGACGATCCGGAAGGGGAGGCCCCCGATGAGGATCGTCCGGCCGATGGGGTCGACCCCGGGGAACAGCTCGTCCTTGACGTCCGCCCCCACCACGGCGAGGTTGGCCGCCATGTCGTCCTCGGTCTGGGTGAAGTACCGCCCGGCCTCGAACTCGAAGCGGAAGAGGGTGGCGAAATTGGACGTGGAACCGACGATGAGGGTGTTGGACAGGTGCCGGGCGCCGGCGGTGACCTTCATGGACTTCACCGCCCGGGTCGCCACCTGGGAGACGTGGGGCAGCCCCGCGGCGTTGAGGCGCTCGAAGTCCTCGTAGGTGATCAGGGGACGCTTGAGGGCCTGGATGAAGTCCTTCTGGGACTGGATGATCCCGAACCGGTCGATGATGAACACCTCCGGGGCGAAGGTGATCACCTTCTCCTTCACGAAGGCGTCCAGGCCGGAAATCACCCCGACGACCCCCACGATCGTGGTCACGCCGATCACCACCCCGAGCAGGGTGAGGAAGCTCCGCAGCTTGTGGGCCTTGAGGGCCCTCAGCGCGGAGAGGACCAGCTCGTACAGCTTCATCAGCCTTCCTTCTTGGGCGCGGCGGCCTTCTTCTTCTCCACGCGGATGTCCTCGCCGCCCTTGAGGTCACGCAGGACCTTGAAGGGGCCGATCACCAGCTTCTCGCCGCCGTTGAGGCCGCTGGCGACCTCCACGTTCATGTCGCCGGTGAGGCCGGTCTTGATGGGCCTGAACACCGCCTTGCCGCCCTCCATCACGAAGACGCCCTCCTCCTCGCGGGGTTCGCCCGGCTTGAAGGTCTGCCCGGGCTTGAGCTTGATCTCCTTCATCACGAGGGCCTGGAGGGGCACGGCCAGGACGTTGTCGCGGCTGCCGGTGAAGATGTCGGCCTGGGCCGAGAGGCCGGGCTTGATGGTGATAGGGGGGTTCTTGATCTGGACCTTGACCTTGAACTTGATGGCCTCGTTGGTGCTGGTCTGGACGATGGGGCTGCCGCCCACCTCGGTGACCACGCCCTGGAACACCTGGTTGGGGTAGGCGTCGATGCGGACCTGGGCCTCCTGCCCGAGGCGGACGGTGGGGATGGAGGCCTCGTCGACCTCCATCTCGGCCTCGACCTTGTTCATGTCGGAGACGGTGACCAGCACGGTGCCGGGCTGGTTCTGGAGGCCGATGACCGCGGTCTCGCCCAGCTCGATGCGCTTGGCGGTGACGACGCCGTCCATGGGGGCGGTGATGCGGGTCTTGTTCAGGGTGTCCCGGCCGCCGGCGAGATCGGCCCTGGCCTGGTCCACGCGCTGCTGGGCGCCGGCGAAGGCGGACTGGGCGGTGCGGAAGGCGGTGGAGGACTGCTCGTAGTCGCTCTGGGAGATGATGCCGGCCTTGTGGTTCGCCTCGGCGCGCCGGAAGTCGGAGCGGGCCTGCTCCAGCCGGGCCTTCGCCGTCTCGAAATCGTGGCTCGTGGCCTGGTACGAGGCCTGGAGGCTCGCCACCGTGGCCTTGGACCGGACGGGGTCGATCTCCAGGAGGAGGTCCCCCTTGCGGACGACGTCCCCCTCCTTGACCTTGAGCTGGGTGACCGGACCCATCACATTGGCGGTGATGTCCACCTTCTTGACGGCCTGGACCTTGCCGTTGGCGCTCACCTTGGCCTGGATGTTCTCCTTGGCGACCGTGGCGACCTGGACGGGAAGGCCCTTGTCACCGCGGCTGGCCGCGATCCCGATGACCACGACGGCGGCCAATCCGCCGCCAAGAATCCACATCTGCTTGGGTTTCATCGAAACGACCTCCCGGACCGCGGCCCATGGACAATAAACGGAGGGCCGGGGTCGTTCGTTTAGTTAACCACGGGGACCGGGAGCGGTTCTGCCCGCGGACGGCACTTTTGCAAATATTCCGGACGGTCCGGCGTCCTATGATCGAAGGGGCCCCCCGGGCCCGCCGGAGCGCCATGTCCCGAATGCCTGAATCCCTGCGATCCCTCGGGTTCCGCAACTTCCGCCTCTTCTTCATGGGCCAGCTGGTGTCCCTGATCGGCACCTGGATGCAGAGCGTCGCCCTGTCCTGGCTCGTCTACCGCCTCACGGGCAAGGCCGCCCTCCTGGGCCTGGTGGCCTTCGCCAGCCAGATCCCCATCTTCCTCCTGGGCAGCTTCGGCGGGGTATTGGCGGACCGGGTCGATCCCCGGCGCCTCCTCATCCTCACCCAGGCCCTCCAGATGGCGCAGGCCTTCGTCCTCGCCGCGCTGACCCTGACGGGGTGGATCCGCCCCTGGCAGATCCTCGCCCTGGCCACGGGGCTGGGCGTCATCAACGCCTTCGACCTGCCGGGGCGCCAGGTCCTCGTGGCCCGGACCGTGGACCGGGAGCATCTGCCCAACGCGATCGCGCTCAACAGCTCCATCTTCCACGGCAGCCGCGTCCTGGGCCCGGCGGTGGCGGGGCTCCTGGTGGCGGCCATCGGCGAGGGCTGGTGCTTCCTGGCCAACGGCGTCAGCTTCCTGGCCGTCATCGCCGGCCTGGCCATGATGGACCTCCCGCCCTGGGTGTCCCGGGACGACCATCCCCCCGTCCTCACCCACATCGCCGAAGGCCTGCGCTTCGTGGCCGCGAACCGGCGGGTGGGCCTCCTCCTCCTGCTCCTGGGGGTCGTGTGCCTCATGGCCATGCCCTACACCGTGCTGATGCCCATCTTCGCGGACAGCATCCTCAAGGGCGGCGCCAGGGGCCTGGGCCTCCTCATGGGCGCCTCCGGCCTCGGCGCCGTCCTGGGCGCCGCAGCCCTGGCCGGGAGGAAGGGGCACGCGGGCCTGGAGCGCACGGCCTGGGTGGGCGCCGCCGCCGTGGGGATCGTCCTCACCGCCTTCGCCTTCTCCAGGGTCTTCTGGCTCTCCATGGTCCTCATGGTCCCGGCGGGCATGGCCATGGTCTCCCACATGACGAGCAACAACACCCTCGTCCAGATGCTGATCCCGGACGCCATGCGGGGCCGGGTGATGGCCTTCCACGCCATGACCTTCACGGTGGCCATGCCCATCGGCGCGCTCGTCATGGGCCTCCTGGCCCACAGGCTGGGGGCCCCCCTCACCGTCGCCCTCGGCGGCCTCGGCTGCGTCGCCGGGGCCCTCGCCTTCGCCGCGGCCTACCCCCGTCCGGAGGAGGACCCGGCGGGGCTCAGCGATCCATCTCGCCCGCGATGATGTTCATGGCGCCGAGGACGGAGACGGCGTCCGCGATGAGGCGGCCCTTCACCTGCTCGTCGAAGGAGCTGAAGATGGGGAAGCAGGGCGGACGCACGTGGATGCGGTACGGGCTCTTGGTGCCGTCGGAGACGATGTAGAAGCCCAGCTCGCCGTTGGCGGCCTCGGTGGCCGAGTAGACCTCGCCCACGGGCATCTCGATGCCGTGCATGATGAGCTTGAAGTGGTGGATCAGGCTCTCCATGCGGGTGTAGACCTTCTCCTTGGGCGGCAGGGCGACCTTGTAGTCGTCCACGATGACCGGGCCGGGCCCGATCTCCTTGAGCCGGTCCAGGCACTGGCGCACGATCCGCAGCGACTGGCGCATCTCCTCGGTGCGGACCAGGTAGCGGTCGTAGACGTCGCCGGTGGTGCCGACGGCGATGTCGAACTGGTAGGTCTCGTAGTCCAGGTAGGGCTGGGCGACCCGCAGGTCGTGGGCCACGCCGGCCGCGCGGAGGCAGGGGCCCGTGTAGCCCCAGTTGATGGCGTTCTCGGGCGTGATCGCGCCGACCCCCTTGGTGCGGTCGGCCCAGATGGGGTTGTGGGTGAGGAGCTTCTCCATCTCGTCGATGGTGCGCTCGCAGCTCTCGAGGAACTGGCCGCACAGGGGCTCGAACTCCGCCGGGATGTCCCGGAAGAGGCCGCCGATGCGGGTGAAGCTGGAGTGCAGGCGCTGGCCGGCCATCATCTCGAAGAGGTCGTAGATGGTCTCCCGCTCCTTGAACATGTAGAGGAAGGCCGTGTAGGCGCCGATGTCCACGGCGTTGATGCCGATGCAGACCAGGTGGTCCCCGATGCGGGCCAGTTCCGAGCAGAGCACCCGCAGCACCCGCGAGCGGGGCGGGTCCTGCACGCCCAGGAGCTTCTCCACCGCCAGGGTGTAGCCCACGTTGTTCATGAGGGAGCTGCAGTAGTTCAGGCGGTCCGTGAGGGGGATGAACTGCTGGTAGGTCAGGTTCTCGCCCAGCTTCTCGACGCCCCGGTGGAGGTAGCCGATCTGGGGGGTGGCCTTCACGATGATCTCGCCCTCGAGCTCCAGCACGATGTGGAGGGTCCCGTGGGTGACCGGGTGGGAGGGCCCCATATTGACGATCATGCGGTCGCCGTCGGAGGCCTGGGCGGTGGGGTTGGGTGCCATCGTCTTAGACATTGAGGGATCTCGCGTCGGGGGAATAGGAGGCGCCGATGTCCTGGCTGCAGAACACGTCCCCGCCGTCCAGCGGGAAGTCCTTGCGCAGGGGGTGGCCCGGGAAGTCCTCCCACATCAGGAGGCGGCGCGGGTCGGGGTGGCCCTCGAAGGGGATGCCGAACATGTCCATGGTCTCCCGCTCGGCCCAGTCCGCCGACTTGAACCGGCTCACGAGGCTGGGGACCGCCTCGCCCTCGCCCACCCGCATCTTGATGCGGAGGCGCTCCTGGCTGGCCAGGTTGAGGAGGTGGTAGACGACGTCGAAGCGGGGATCCCGCTGCCCGCCGTCCACCGCGGTCACGTCGAGGAGCAGCTGGAACCCCTCCCGGTAGACCAGGTCGATCACCTCCAGGAAGCGGTCGCGGCCGACGACGATGGTCTGGTCGCCCCGGAAGGCGTGCCTGTCCAGCACGGCCCCGGGAAGGATTTCGTCAATGCGTTCAGTCACCATGCGCGCGTCCTCGAAGCTCACCAGATCCGTTGATCGCCGTTTTCACCGGCGGCCAGCACCATCTCGCGGACCACCTGGTGATTGGAAAGGCCCCGGGCCTCCTGGAGGGCCTCCTGCCGGGCCATGGACGCGTAGAACCGCTCGATGTGCTCCCGCCGGCCCTTGAGGGTCTCCTGCGTGATCTTCTCCTGGAGCTTCATGGCGCCGTAGATCATGGACTCGGGCCTGGGCGGGCACCCGGGGACGTACACGTCCACCGGCACCACGCGGTCGATGCCCTGCAGGGTGGAGTAGGTGCGGTACATCCCCCCGCTGGAGGCGCACACGCCCACCGCCAGGACCCACTTGGGCTCGGCCATCTGGGAGTAGACCTGGCGCAGGATGGGGGCCTGCTTGTTGGTGATGGTGCCCAGGACGAGGAGCATGTCGCTCTGCCGCGGGGAGAAGCGCAGGGCCTCGGCCCCGAAGCGGGAGAAGTCGTAGCGGCTGGCCATCATGGACATGAACTCGATGGCGCAGCAGGCGGTGCCGAAGGGCAGCGGCCACAGGCTGTTCTTGCGGGCCCAGTTGACCACGGCGTCGAGCCGGGTCGTCATCACCGAATCGTCGAGGTGGATGCCGGTCATGTCAGCGCTCCCATTCCAGGGCGCCCTTGCCCCAGGCGTAGGCGTAACCCACCAGGAGCGTGGCCACGAAGCTCAGGCAGGCCCAGAAGGTCCAGAGGTGGGCCTTGTACTGGACGGCCCAGGGGAAGAGGAAGGCCGCCTCCACGTCGAACAGGATGAAGAGCATGGCCACCAGGTAGAACTTGATGCTGTAGCGGTGCCGCGCGCCCTCCTGGAGGGGCGGGGCGCCGCACTCGTAGGGGGTCAGCTTGTAGGGCTGGGGGTTCTCCGGCTTGAGGAGGCCGGGCAGGATCTTGCCGGAGACCACCAGGATGGCGGCGCCGACGAGGGCCGCCAGCAGGAGCAGCAGCAGAACGGGCAGGAAGGGGTGGGAGGTGTCGGTCATGGGGGTTCCGGGGCGTCGGAGCGCCAATCCATGATCATAGCCTCAAGTGCCGGGGTTTTGCCCCGGGCTCCTCGCTATAATCCCCCCCATGGCCATCCGCGATTCCCAGACCGTCGTCCTCAGCCGGCAGGCCATCCTCCTGGTGACGGCGGTGGGGGTGGGGCTCCTGACCCTCTGTTACGTGCTTGGCGTGCAGGTCGGCAAGCAGAGCGCCGCCCTCCGCCGGCCCCTGTCCAAGGGCGCTGGGGAGGAACTGGACGAATTGCCCGCGAGTCTGGCCGACCAGCTCAAGGCCCTGGAACAGACGGGCGCTGGCGCCGGCTTCACCAAGCCCCAGAAGCCGGTCGAGCCCAAGCCCGAGGCGCCGGCCGAGACGAAGGCCCCCGCCGCGCCCGAACCGGCCCGCAAGGACCCGGAGCCGGCCCCGGCCAAGGAGGCGGAGGCCGAGGGCCTCTGGGTCCTCCAGATCGTGTCGACCCCGGACGCCGCGGAGGCCAAGGCCATGCTGGCCAAGGCGAGGGCCGCGGGCTTCCAGGCCCAGACGGTCCATGAAAAGAATCTGTACAAGGTCCGGGTCCAACCGGCGGCCAAGCGCGCCGTGGCCGATGCGACAGCCAAGAAGCTGAAGAACCACGGATTCAAGCCCTTCGCCGTCCGGGCGGAACCATGAAGAACCTGATCCCCTCCTTCCTGCCCACCCCCCGCCCCGCGCTCCAGGAAGGCCCCACCGAGATCCCCCACGCCCGGCGCATCTTCCCCCTCCGGAACCTCCACTTCCGGGACGTGAAGGCCGTCGGGTTCGACATGGACTACACCCTGAGCCACTACCGGTCCCCCGAGATCGAGGACTTGGCCTACCAGCACTCCGTCCGGCTCCTGGTGGCGGAGAAGGGCTACCCCGCCTGGCTCCTCGACACCCGCTTCGACCCCGCCTTCGCCATCCGCGGGCTGGTGCTCGACGGCGGGCGGGGCAATCTGCTCAAGCTGAACAGCGAGCGCCAGGTGGTCCGGGCGTCCCATGGCACCCGGCCCCTCACCCGGGAGGAGATCGACGCCACCTATGAACGCCGGCGGCTGATCAGCCGGGGCGGCAGCTACCGGAGCATCGACACCCTGTTCGAGATCCCCGAATGCCACCTCTACGCCGTCCTGGTGGACGCGGCCGAGGCGGGTCGTCTGCCGGGTAAGGACCCCCTCCTCCTCTTCCAGGATGTCCGCTGGGCCATCGATTCCGCCCACCGCCTGGGCGTCATGAAAGCCGAGATCCTGGGAAATCTTGATTTGTTCATCATAAGGGACCCGGACCTGCCCGCGGCCCTGGACCGGTGGAAGCGGGCGGGTAAAAAGCTCTTCGTCGTCAGCAACAGTGAATGGAGTTTTACACAAGGCGTGCTCAGCTACTTGCTGGACGGCCAGGATCCGGGCCGGCCGCTTTGGACCGATTATTTCGACTTGGTCGTCGTAAGTGCCCGGAAGCCCGTTTTTTTCCTGGAAACGCCCGAGCCCGAACCCCTTCCCGGGCAGACGGCCGCCTACCGGGGCGGCAATGCCCTCTGGATGGAAGAATTATTGGATGCCCGGGGGGAGGAGATCCTGTACGTGGGCGACCACATCTACGGCGACATCCTCCGCTCCAAGAAGAACGTCAGCTGGCACACCATGCTTCTAATCCCAGAACTCACAGCGACTTTGGAGCAATTCGAAGAGCAGGCGCACGAACTGCAGGAATTCATGCGCCTGGAAGCCGACCGGAGGAAATCCGAACTCCGGGCCGGTTTCCTGGACAACCTCCTGAAGCGGAACCGGGAGCACCGCCACCTCCTCTCCGGGCGTCTTTCTCCTGAAGCCATGCACGCGCTCGACTTAGAAGCCGTCCAACTCCGGTCGGAACGGGATGCCCGCCTGGAGGCGGCCGCCCGCGACAGCGCCCGCATCGCCCAGCTGGACGAACGTCTGGAGGCCACCTTCAATCGCCCCTGGGGAAGCATATTCCGGGACGGTTACGACCAAACCCGCTTTGCCGACCAGATCCAAACCTATGCTTGCGCGTACACTGGGCGGATCAGTAACCTGTATATGGTTGATCCCTCAACCGCACTTTATGCACCGGTTCCGACACTTCCGCACGAGCAGGCCTGAAGCTTTTTCACCAGGGCGGGTCTTGAAAATGCATGGAACAGGCTTCAGTTTCTGTTCATCAAAGACCCGTGCCGTTGCATAAGGTAGGGCATTTAGTCATGCTGTCATGAAACCAGGAGCGTCCAAATTGAAGCGATTCGATTCCAATTCCGAAGCCCCGCTTTCCACGGCTACCCTGGGTGACCGGATCAAGGCCGTACGACTTACCTGGCGATGGTCCCAGGAGGAGATGGCCGAGGCCCTCCGCGTGGACCAGGCCTCCATCTCCTTCTGGGAACGCGACAAGATCAAGCCCTCGGGCTCCGCCATCGTCGCGCTGGCCTCCCTGTTCCGCACGAGCACCGAGGCCCTGGAGGCGGGCACGGGCTTCAAGATTCCGGATCCGCCCTCGCACCCGGAATCCGCGAAGGTCGATCGCGAGTTCCCCCGGAGCGTGAGCCTGCCGGCCGGCAGCGAGGACGTGGTCATGGTCGTCGACCTGGCCGACGGCTCCTCCAAGGGCAAGCAGCTCTCGGAGGCCATGATGAGCCTCGTGCAGGGCGTCAAGGACAGCCGGCGCGTCTGGGTCGTCCTCGAGTAGCAGCCTCCCCTCCGCCAGGCCGCCTTGGCCTCATCCAGGAGCCGCGGGAGCCAACGGTCCATCTGGTGCCGGAACCGCTGGACCAGGCCCTCGGGCGTCTCCCCTTGGACGAGGACGATGGGCACCGGGCGGGTGACGGCGGCCCCGCCCCCGTCCAGGAGGGTGGCCCGGGCCTCCAGGTGGTAGGTGGCCCCGCGGGCGCCGTCGGGGCTGGCGAAGATGAACGCCGGCCCCGCCGCCCCGCCTGAAAAGGCCAGGTCCAGCACCAGGTCGGGCGCCGCATCCCGGGGCGTCGGCCCGCAGCTGGCCGCCAGGGCCCGGAGGTAGGCCTCCACGCCGGGGGGCAACTCGGCGTTGGTGCGCAGGGCCAGGGTCAGCTTCGCCAGGTCCAGGGGGGGCAGCGGCGCCCGGCCCAGCTCCTCCAGGCGCGCCGCCACCACCGCCTGCTCCGCGCGCATGGCCGCCAATAAGTCCGGACCGGCCTCCAGCCGCTCGGCGTCGAGCGCCAGGCGGTCCAGGTCCGAAGCCGCCTGCCGCGTCCGCCACAGCGCCCGGCGGCTCACCTCGGGCCCGAGGCGGAGCCGGGCCTCCCGGAGCCGATCCAAGCGAACGGCCAGGGCCCGGCGGGCCTGGTCGAGGTCCAGGTAGGCCAGGGCGAAGACCGTGCGGGCCGCCCTGTCGGTGAAGGTCCGGGCCACCCCGAGGCCGGGCAGGTCCACGGCCGCGGCGCCGACCTGCACGTCCTCCCACACCTGGCGCCCGCTCGCTCCGGCCCCCCGGGGTTCCACCAGCCGGGTCGCCACCCGGGTCTCCCCCCGCACCGTCGCCCCCAGCCGGGCCACCACATTGAAGCGGGCGCGGTCCGAGGCCTGGGCGATGGCCCGCCCTTCCTGGTCGCCCAGCTCCGCCGTGCCCAGGGCATAGATCCGCCCCGGCGCCTCGGGGAGGGACTCCACCCAGGCGGGCCGGGGCGGGGCCGGCGCTTGAAGAAGGCAAAGGAGGGCGAAGGGGGCGACGTGCGGGTCCACCCCCTCCAGGTTGGTCCGGATCGCCTACTTCGCCAGGATCTGGCGGATGGCCGCCACCACCTGGTCCTGGTCGTCCTCCGTGAGGCCCGGCCACAGGGGCAGGCTCATGAGGCGCTCCCCGCTCCACTCCGTGTGGGGCAGGCCGTCCTTGGGCAGCGCGCCGGGATGGGCGGCGTAGAAGTCGCGGTAGAAGGAATGGACGTGGGCGGGGCGGTAGTGGATGCCCGTGCCGATGTTCTCGTCCTTCAGGCGGGCCACGAAGGCGTCGCGGTCCATGCCGGCCTTCTCGGGCCGGATGCGGAGCACGAACAGGTGGAAGCAGTGCGCGTGGACGTCGTCCCCGGGCGAGGGGAGGACGACCTCGGGCAGGTCGGCCAGGAGCTCCAGGTAGCGCCGGAAGAGCACGCCGCGCCGGGCGTTGAACCCGTCGAGCTTCTTGATCTGGTGCAGGCCCATGGCGGCCTGGATGTCCATGAAGTTGGCCTTGCGGGAGGGCTCGGTGACGTCGAAGTGGGGGCTGCCCTCCTTGGCGAACCGCTTCCAGGCGTCCCGCTCGATGCCGTGGAAGCGCAGGCGCTTGATGCGCGGCTCGTGCGCGGCGTCGTGGAAGGCGATGGCGCCGCCCTCCCCCGTGGTCATGTTCTTGTTGGGGTGGAAGCTGTAGACGGAGAAGACCGAGCGCGGGTCCGCGCCGATCTTCCGGCCGCGGTAGGAGGCCCCCATGGCCTGGGCGGCGTCCTCCACGACCCAGAGGCCGTGCCGCTCCGCGATGGCCCAGATCTCGTCCATCGGGCAGGGCAGGCCCGTGAGGTGGACCGGGATGATCCCCTTGGTCCGGGGGGTGATGGCCGCCTCCAGGCCCCGGGGGTCCAGGTTGAGGGTGACCGGGTCGATGTCGACGAGGACGGGAATGCCGCCCTGGAGGATGATGGTGCTCAGGGTGGAGACCCAGGTGAGGGCCGTGGTGATCACCTCGTCCCCGGGCTGGATGCCCAGGCACTGCATGGTGATCTCCTGGGCCGTGGTCGCGCTGTTCATGGCCAGGACGTGGGGGATCCCGTTGTACGCCTGGAGGGCCTCCTCGAACTTCGCGGCCTTGGGGCCCGTCGTGAGCCAGCCGCTCTCGATCGAATCGATGATCTCGGCGATCTCCTCCTGGCCGACCATGGGGCGGGTGAAGGGCAGGAACGCCTCGCGGCGCTTGTAGGTCATGGTTCCTCCGGTTCCTTGCGTGTTCAGCGGCAGGCCTGCAGCGTGTTGGCCATCAGGCCCGCGCGGGTGAGGAGGCCGACCCCTCCGGGCACGGGGGTGATGGCCCCGGCCACCAGGGCCGCCTCGGCGTAGCGGACGTCGCCGCACAGGACGCCGCCCTTCGCCTTGAGGGTCGCGAGCCGGGCGGGATCGGCCGCGAAGATGCGCTCCCCGAGGGCCACGTCCTCGACGCGGTTGATCCCCACGTCGATGACCACGGCCCCGGGCTTGACCCAGCTCCCCTCCACCATCCCCGGGCGCCCCACGGCGGCCACCAGGATGTCGGCCTCGCGGCAGAGCCCGGGCAGGTCCCGGGTCCGGCTGTGGGCGATGGTGACGGTGGCGTGGGCCTCC
Encoded here:
- a CDS encoding efflux RND transporter periplasmic adaptor subunit, whose protein sequence is MKPKQMWILGGGLAAVVVIGIAASRGDKGLPVQVATVAKENIQAKVSANGKVQAVKKVDITANVMGPVTQLKVKEGDVVRKGDLLLEIDPVRSKATVASLQASYQATSHDFETAKARLEQARSDFRRAEANHKAGIISQSDYEQSSTAFRTAQSAFAGAQQRVDQARADLAGGRDTLNKTRITAPMDGVVTAKRIELGETAVIGLQNQPGTVLVTVSDMNKVEAEMEVDEASIPTVRLGQEAQVRIDAYPNQVFQGVVTEVGGSPIVQTSTNEAIKFKVKVQIKNPPITIKPGLSAQADIFTGSRDNVLAVPLQALVMKEIKLKPGQTFKPGEPREEEGVFVMEGGKAVFRPIKTGLTGDMNVEVASGLNGGEKLVIGPFKVLRDLKGGEDIRVEKKKAAAPKKEG
- a CDS encoding SPOR domain-containing protein; this encodes MAIRDSQTVVLSRQAILLVTAVGVGLLTLCYVLGVQVGKQSAALRRPLSKGAGEELDELPASLADQLKALEQTGAGAGFTKPQKPVEPKPEAPAETKAPAAPEPARKDPEPAPAKEAEAEGLWVLQIVSTPDAAEAKAMLAKARAAGFQAQTVHEKNLYKVRVQPAAKRAVADATAKKLKNHGFKPFAVRAEP
- a CDS encoding HAD-IG family 5'-nucleotidase, with the protein product MKNLIPSFLPTPRPALQEGPTEIPHARRIFPLRNLHFRDVKAVGFDMDYTLSHYRSPEIEDLAYQHSVRLLVAEKGYPAWLLDTRFDPAFAIRGLVLDGGRGNLLKLNSERQVVRASHGTRPLTREEIDATYERRRLISRGGSYRSIDTLFEIPECHLYAVLVDAAEAGRLPGKDPLLLFQDVRWAIDSAHRLGVMKAEILGNLDLFIIRDPDLPAALDRWKRAGKKLFVVSNSEWSFTQGVLSYLLDGQDPGRPLWTDYFDLVVVSARKPVFFLETPEPEPLPGQTAAYRGGNALWMEELLDARGEEILYVGDHIYGDILRSKKNVSWHTMLLIPELTATLEQFEEQAHELQEFMRLEADRRKSELRAGFLDNLLKRNREHRHLLSGRLSPEAMHALDLEAVQLRSERDARLEAAARDSARIAQLDERLEATFNRPWGSIFRDGYDQTRFADQIQTYACAYTGRISNLYMVDPSTALYAPVPTLPHEQA
- a CDS encoding helix-turn-helix domain-containing protein; amino-acid sequence: MAEALRVDQASISFWERDKIKPSGSAIVALASLFRTSTEALEAGTGFKIPDPPSHPESAKVDREFPRSVSLPAGSEDVVMVVDLADGSSKGKQLSEAMMSLVQGVKDSRRVWVVLE
- the nuoD gene encoding NADH dehydrogenase (quinone) subunit D, with amino-acid sequence MSKTMAPNPTAQASDGDRMIVNMGPSHPVTHGTLHIVLELEGEIIVKATPQIGYLHRGVEKLGENLTYQQFIPLTDRLNYCSSLMNNVGYTLAVEKLLGVQDPPRSRVLRVLCSELARIGDHLVCIGINAVDIGAYTAFLYMFKERETIYDLFEMMAGQRLHSSFTRIGGLFRDIPAEFEPLCGQFLESCERTIDEMEKLLTHNPIWADRTKGVGAITPENAINWGYTGPCLRAAGVAHDLRVAQPYLDYETYQFDIAVGTTGDVYDRYLVRTEEMRQSLRIVRQCLDRLKEIGPGPVIVDDYKVALPPKEKVYTRMESLIHHFKLIMHGIEMPVGEVYSATEAANGELGFYIVSDGTKSPYRIHVRPPCFPIFSSFDEQVKGRLIADAVSVLGAMNIIAGEMDR
- a CDS encoding ABC transporter permease, which encodes MKLYELVLSALRALKAHKLRSFLTLLGVVIGVTTIVGVVGVISGLDAFVKEKVITFAPEVFIIDRFGIIQSQKDFIQALKRPLITYEDFERLNAAGLPHVSQVATRAVKSMKVTAGARHLSNTLIVGSTSNFATLFRFEFEAGRYFTQTEDDMAANLAVVGADVKDELFPGVDPIGRTILIGGLPFRIVGVFPRQGSSIGFSRDTVVCIPIQVYRKNFLSAKDSLQISAQASGGVEGLEEALDEVRSFMRARRHTAFRDPDPFGLLTQDSLQELWKQISQAAFILMLLVSSVSLGVGGIVIMNIMLVSVVERTTEIGIRMALGARKRDIRRQFLLEAAILSLVGGVVGMLLGSFATWVVRVAAGFPAVITPGIVISSIAVSTLIGLAAGFLPARRASNLPVIDALRAE
- a CDS encoding NADH-quinone oxidoreductase subunit A, translating into MTDTSHPFLPVLLLLLLAALVGAAILVVSGKILPGLLKPENPQPYKLTPYECGAPPLQEGARHRYSIKFYLVAMLFILFDVEAAFLFPWAVQYKAHLWTFWACLSFVATLLVGYAYAWGKGALEWER
- a CDS encoding MFS transporter is translated as MPESLRSLGFRNFRLFFMGQLVSLIGTWMQSVALSWLVYRLTGKAALLGLVAFASQIPIFLLGSFGGVLADRVDPRRLLILTQALQMAQAFVLAALTLTGWIRPWQILALATGLGVINAFDLPGRQVLVARTVDREHLPNAIALNSSIFHGSRVLGPAVAGLLVAAIGEGWCFLANGVSFLAVIAGLAMMDLPPWVSRDDHPPVLTHIAEGLRFVAANRRVGLLLLLLGVVCLMAMPYTVLMPIFADSILKGGARGLGLLMGASGLGAVLGAAALAGRKGHAGLERTAWVGAAAVGIVLTAFAFSRVFWLSMVLMVPAGMAMVSHMTSNNTLVQMLIPDAMRGRVMAFHAMTFTVAMPIGALVMGLLAHRLGAPLTVALGGLGCVAGALAFAAAYPRPEEDPAGLSDPSRPR
- a CDS encoding NADH-quinone oxidoreductase subunit B, which gives rise to MTGIHLDDSVMTTRLDAVVNWARKNSLWPLPFGTACCAIEFMSMMASRYDFSRFGAEALRFSPRQSDMLLVLGTITNKQAPILRQVYSQMAEPKWVLAVGVCASSGGMYRTYSTLQGIDRVVPVDVYVPGCPPRPESMIYGAMKLQEKITQETLKGRREHIERFYASMARQEALQEARGLSNHQVVREMVLAAGENGDQRIW
- a CDS encoding NADH-quinone oxidoreductase subunit C; translation: MVTERIDEILPGAVLDRHAFRGDQTIVVGRDRFLEVIDLVYREGFQLLLDVTAVDGGQRDPRFDVVYHLLNLASQERLRIKMRVGEGEAVPSLVSRFKSADWAERETMDMFGIPFEGHPDPRRLLMWEDFPGHPLRKDFPLDGGDVFCSQDIGASYSPDARSLNV